A portion of the Gasterosteus aculeatus chromosome 12, fGasAcu3.hap1.1, whole genome shotgun sequence genome contains these proteins:
- the LOC144385357 gene encoding uncharacterized protein LOC144385357 isoform X1 has product MGGVKVPCLIDTGSMVSTVTESFFQKHFEPWGQERLKACSWLQLRAANGLSIPYLGYLELDVELCGKLVSLRGILVVKDPPGNASLQAPGVLGMNVIQKCYQELFVQHGLSLFNLPSVTQAPQPVTQALQEYHQVTTQTSQELSGKAKVRGRRACRIAGGVMQIVAATCSGQGTDSTVLFEPLDSGLPAGLLASPSVVRVVRGTAYIPIVNVGSIEVLLYPRTVLGTLQKVSVVSLPAGIAEVPSTVAIVASHTALPTVPDQIEGLDLSSLSPEEQGQVRSLLRKYSPIFSTHDGDLGCTNLISHDIPLLDETPVTQRYRRVSPSDYEAVKDHINQLLSAQVLRASLVILFGDGVPSCVVSYSLPSFVLLCPCVFGVLILDCGAPILSLYSHPSLTLSTNAPALEYMIIYTNRITFFFLDLNCAQ; this is encoded by the exons ATGGGAGGAGTCAAGGTGCCATGTTTGATTGACACCGGCTCTATGGTTTCTACTGTTACAGAAAGcttctttcaaaaacattttgaaccttGGGGTCAGGAGCGGCTCAAAGCCTGTAGCTGGTTACAGCTAAGGGCAGCTAATGGTTTGAGCATCCCATACCTGGGTTATTTGGAACTCGATGTTGAGTTGTGCGGTAAACTAGTTTCACTGCGTGGTATCTTGGTGGTAAAAGACCCCCCTGGTAATGCTTCTCTTCAGGCCCCTGGTGTGTTGGGAATGAACGTGATCCAGAAATGTTATCAAGAGCTCTTTGTGCAGCACGGTTTGTCCCTGTTTAATCTGCCCTCTGTCACGCAGGCCCCACAACCTGTCACGCAGGCATTACAGGAGTACCATCAGGTGACCACGCAGACCTCCCAGGAGCTGTCTGGGAAGGCAAAGGTCAGAGGTAGGCGTGCCTGTCGTATTGCAGGTGGTGTGATGCAGATAGTCGCAGCTACTTGCTCAGGGCAGGGTACCGATAGCACAGTGTTGTTTGAGCCCCTTGACTCCGGTTTACCTGCAGGTTTGTTGGCTTCTCCATCTGTGGTGAGGGTAGTTAGAGGTACAGCATACATACCCATTGTAAACGTTGGCTCTATAGAAGTACTGCTGTACCCACGCACTGTTCTTGGCACTTTACAAAAAGTGAGTGTTGTCAGCCTCCCTGCAGGAATCGCAGAGGTCCCATCCACTGTAGCCATTGTAGCTTCTCACACCGCCTTACCTACCGTGCCAGACCAGATTGAGGGTTTAGATCTGTCTTCTCTTTCCCCTGAAGAGCAAGGTCAGGTGAGGTCTCTCCTTAGAAAGTACAGTCCTATTTTCTCTACTCATGACGGTGATTTAGGCTGCACTAACCTCATCTCTCATGACATTCCTCTGTTAGACGAGACCCCAGTCACGCAACGCTACAGGCGTGTATCCCCTTCTGATTATGAGGCTGTCAAAGACCACATTAATCAGCTTCTTTCTGCTCAG gtgctgagggcctcactggtgatcctgtttggtgatggtgtcccttcgtgtgtagtgtcttattcactcccatcctttgttttgctttgcccttgtgtgtttggagtgttaattttggattgtggtgctcccattttaagtttatactcccacccctcactcaccttgagcacaaatgccccagccctggaatacatgataatttatacaaataggataacttttttttttttagatttgaattgtgcccaataa
- the LOC144385357 gene encoding uncharacterized protein LOC144385357 isoform X2, with protein sequence MGGVKVPCLIDTGSMVSTVTESFFQKHFEPWGQERLKACSWLQLRAANGLSIPYLGYLELDVELCGKLVSLRGILVVKDPPGNASLQAPGVLGMNVIQKCYQELFVQHGLSLFNLPSVTQAPQPVTQALQEYHQVTTQTSQELSGKAKVRGRRACRIAGGVMQIVAATCSGQGTDSTVLFEPLDSGLPAGLLASPSVVRVVRGTAYIPIVNVGSIEVLLYPRTVLGTLQKVSVVSLPAGIAEVPSTVAIVASHTALPTVPDQIEGLDLSSLSPEEQGQVRSLLRKYSPIFSTHDGDLGCTNLISHDIPLLDETPVTQRYRRVSPSDYEAVKDHINQLLSAQVRQTLGTLCRVVQIVPPCRC encoded by the exons ATGGGAGGAGTCAAGGTGCCATGTTTGATTGACACCGGCTCTATGGTTTCTACTGTTACAGAAAGcttctttcaaaaacattttgaaccttGGGGTCAGGAGCGGCTCAAAGCCTGTAGCTGGTTACAGCTAAGGGCAGCTAATGGTTTGAGCATCCCATACCTGGGTTATTTGGAACTCGATGTTGAGTTGTGCGGTAAACTAGTTTCACTGCGTGGTATCTTGGTGGTAAAAGACCCCCCTGGTAATGCTTCTCTTCAGGCCCCTGGTGTGTTGGGAATGAACGTGATCCAGAAATGTTATCAAGAGCTCTTTGTGCAGCACGGTTTGTCCCTGTTTAATCTGCCCTCTGTCACGCAGGCCCCACAACCTGTCACGCAGGCATTACAGGAGTACCATCAGGTGACCACGCAGACCTCCCAGGAGCTGTCTGGGAAGGCAAAGGTCAGAGGTAGGCGTGCCTGTCGTATTGCAGGTGGTGTGATGCAGATAGTCGCAGCTACTTGCTCAGGGCAGGGTACCGATAGCACAGTGTTGTTTGAGCCCCTTGACTCCGGTTTACCTGCAGGTTTGTTGGCTTCTCCATCTGTGGTGAGGGTAGTTAGAGGTACAGCATACATACCCATTGTAAACGTTGGCTCTATAGAAGTACTGCTGTACCCACGCACTGTTCTTGGCACTTTACAAAAAGTGAGTGTTGTCAGCCTCCCTGCAGGAATCGCAGAGGTCCCATCCACTGTAGCCATTGTAGCTTCTCACACCGCCTTACCTACCGTGCCAGACCAGATTGAGGGTTTAGATCTGTCTTCTCTTTCCCCTGAAGAGCAAGGTCAGGTGAGGTCTCTCCTTAGAAAGTACAGTCCTATTTTCTCTACTCATGACGGTGATTTAGGCTGCACTAACCTCATCTCTCATGACATTCCTCTGTTAGACGAGACCCCAGTCACGCAACGCTACAGGCGTGTATCCCCTTCTGATTATGAGGCTGTCAAAGACCACATTAATCAGCTTCTTTCTGCTCAG gttcggcagacgctcggcactctctgcagggttgtgcAAATTGTTCCACCGTGCAG gtgctga